One genomic segment of Naumovozyma castellii chromosome 7, complete genome includes these proteins:
- the DIA2 gene encoding DNA-binding SCF ubiquitin ligase subunit DIA2 (ancestral locus Anc_5.689): MSDTLPNDSLVEKALSLGTTYFQSEKYTKAIKIFQKAIELTKSYSKNDIIELRRKHNLHSYPESANAYHPKYIKLLDNRAACWEKLGELERALRDSQKMCYIEPYNLKCYLRRGRLLQRLGKDKDAYKNYKEALQRVQDSKKTLKFELPTKFVQFIQNQKDIVRTRLIESKKHNAEIITHEAGFKRKLIDPKSEQSKRTKIIAEDSAKTESTPIGMDFIKRLPTELLPLIFKDFTSKELVKTMQVSKTWHRRLISLPDLFQVFDLSNITFKQFSQCHWFLKTLKRFQESDHRIQTLRFSSRIVMDELKTLQALLMQLQNNTCTKLVLAIPNTTTRDLVQSIVPDDKLCHSVKDLSVVLKLRGDFEYECDLFSKFNQVKHLEVLFLTQLVPISVTLKNKIITPLKKDDVENLESLSIICNSGKVKRFPFSKHISVFPPNNVTKLIVAGANLRSHDNLHWLRHFNNLKTLWLEDNHTTLSDLMEVLRTDIIFHQLESLIFRESKVNNRFEPVNAEASLYYDNLKNLKELDLMGTSISGLGLSILISCCRSERITKLNIGDCPFIHFRRLKNDNDPKVLSLSHFFNDVSNLEELCLPQSSSIDDNSLMLLSEQVPMFMKLKKLDLSMNPTISGVSIYQFLKELALIRAKPLQNLVIDGCTSVSHITVNSLRASNLVAKVDCVYEREVWNRFGINSYKYRDR, encoded by the coding sequence ATGTCTGACACTCTTCCTAATGACTCTTTGGTAGAGAAGGCTCTTTCCTTGGGAACAACATATTTCCAAAGTGAGAAGTACACGAAAGCCATAAAGATATTTCAAAAGGCCATCGAGTTGACAAAATCATATTCCAAGaatgatattattgaaCTACGTCGAAAACACAATTTACATAGTTATCCAGAGTCTGCTAATGCTTACCACccaaaatatattaagCTATTGGACAATAGAGCAGCCTGTTGGGAAAAATTGGGTGAATTAGAGAGGGCACTTCGAGACTCACAAAAAATGTGTTACATAGAACCTTACAACCTAAAATGTTACCTTAGGAGGGGTAGATTGTTGCAAAGATTGGGGAAGGACAAGGATGCTTATaagaattacaaagaagCATTGCAAAGGGTGCAAGATTCCAAGAAGACATTAAAGTTCGAACTGCCGACAAAGtttgttcaatttattcaaaacCAGAAAGATATAGTACGAACAAGACTGATAGAAAGTAAGAAACACAATGCTGAAATTATAACCCATGAAGCTGGGTTCAAGagaaaattaattgatcCTAAAAGTGAGCAAAGCAAACGAACAAAAATAATTGCAGAGGATTCCGCTAAAACAGAATCTACCCCCATAGGTATGGATTTTATTAAAAGACTACCAACAGAACTTCTTCCcttaattttcaaagattttacTTCCAAGGAATTGGTAAAAACGATGCAAGTATCCAAAACATGGCATCGAAGACTGATCTCGTTACCTGACTTATTTCAAGTATTTGATTTATCTAACATAACATTTAAACAGTTTTCCCAATGTCATTGGTTTCTAAAAACTTTGAAACGTTTCCAAGAGTCTGATCATAGGATTCAAACTTTAAGATTTTCGTCCAGAATTGTgatggatgaattaaagACTCTCCAGGCTTTATTGATGCAATTGCAAAATAATACCTGCACGAAGCTGGTATTGGCAATTCCGAACACAACAACAAGGGATTTAGTCCAGTCAATAGTTCCGGATGATAAATTATGTCATTCAGTTAAAGATTTGTCTGTTGTTTTAAAGTTAAGAGGAGATTTTGAGTATGAATGTGATCTTTTTTCTAAATTCAATCAGGTAAAGCATTTAGAGGTTCTGTTCTTAACACAGTTGGTACCAATATCGGTCACATTGAAAAACAAGATTATTACCcctttgaagaaggatGACGTTGAAAATCTCGAATCTCTTAGTATCATATGTAATTCTGGTAAGGTGAAACGCTTCCCATTTTCCAAGCACATATCAGTATTTCCGCCAAACAACGTAACGAAATTAATTGTTGCAGGGGCCAATTTACGCTCGCATGATAATTTACACTGGTTACGacatttcaataatttgaaaacacTTTGGTTGGAGGACAATCACACCACGTTGAGCGATCTTATGGAGGTATTACGAAcagatattatttttcatcaactGGAAAGTTTAATTTTTAGGGAATCAAAAGTGAATAATAGATTTGAACCTGTAAACGCTGAGGCATCATTATACTATGACAACCTAAAGAATCTTAAGGAATTGGACTTAATGGGGACCTCAATTAGTGGATTAGGATTATCTATTTTAATATCATGTTGTCGTTCAGAGCGAATAACGAAGTTAAATATTGGGGATTGTCCGTTTATCCACTTTCGACGTTTAAAGAATGATAATGACCCGAAAGTATTATCTCTGTCtcattttttcaatgatgtttccaatttggaagaattgtGTCTTCCTCAATCTAGCAGcattgatgataattcGTTAATGTTATTATCTGAACAGGTACCGATGTTCATGAAACTAAAGAAATTAGACTTATCAATGAATCCCACGATTAGCGGTGTATCGATTTACCAATTCTTAAAAGAATTGGCTTTGATCCGAGCCAAACCATTGCAAAACCTCGTGATAGATGGTTGCACATCTGTCTCTCATATAACAGTTAATTCTCTTAGAGCATCCAATTTAGTGGCTAAAGTTGACTGCGTGTATGAAAGAGAGGTTTGGAACCGGTTTGGTATCAATTCATACAAATATAGAGACCGGTAA
- the ATX2 gene encoding Mn(2+) transporter ATX2 (ancestral locus Anc_5.688), with protein sequence MSVGIGAVLLLSLFLLVATFLVGMSLPYCMDHGITNPERFIAIMSKFGVGMLLGTSFMLVIPEGIKSCVEHDGNVGLNLLIGFLAVYLLDRLVQIVIKRNSADGNESIENAAVGESFSSLRDIIQHPKRIIICILRNNVVFALVIHGLSDGIALGTTINNESLLLVVLIAIVINKIPAVLSLTSIMISKQKLPRWEVMSNLFAFSLSTPLGYVVLSMFNLKQSDTMDWLSGNLLLMSGGSLLYASFTAFVDGSEHDHSMPKELDSSLTTEEDIEQRWDLRDEEVNMNSNYNESGAKNQLYDDSVYIVSGVIIPTVISYIISED encoded by the coding sequence atGAGTGTTGGAATTGGAGCtgtattgttgttgtctCTATTTCTTCTGGTGGCGACATTCCTTGTAGGAATGAGTCTGCCCTACTGTATGGACCATGGAATTACCAATCCTGAACGATTCATTGCGATAATGTCGAAATTTGGAGTTGGAATGCTTTTAGGGACATCATTCATGCTTGTTATACCCGAGGGAATAAAAAGTTGTGTGGAACATGATGGAAATGTCGGATTGAACTTATTAATTGGGTTCTTGGCAGTATATTTATTGGATAGACTTGTCCAAATTGTTATTAAGAGAAATTCTGCAGATGGGAACgaatccattgaaaatgCAGCCGTTGGAgaatccttttcttcattacGTGACATTATCCAGCATCCTAAAAGaatcattatttgtattCTCAGAAACAACGTTGTTTTTGCATTGGTAATTCATGGGCTATCCGATGGGATTGCCTTGGGAACCACTATCAATAATGAATCCTTGCTGCTAGTGGTTCTGATTGCGATTGTCATAAACAAGATTCCTGCAGTGCTATCACTAACCAGCATAATGATTTCTAAACAAAAATTACCAAGATGGGAAGTTATGTCGAATTTATTCGCCTTCTCACTTTCTACACCTTTAGGATATGTTGTGCTATCAATGTTTAACTTAAAACAGTCTGATACTATGGATTGGTTGAGCGGAAATTTGTTATTGATGAGTGGGGGGAGTTTATTATATGCCTCATTTACCGCCTTTGTTGATGGCAGTGAACATGATCATTCAATGCCCAAAGAATTGGATTCTAGCCTTACTACCGAAGAAGATATAGAACAACGATGGGACCTGCGCGATGAGGAGGTTAATATGAATTCTAACTACAATGAAAGTGGCGCTAAGAATCAGTTATACGATGACTCTGTTTATATTGTTTCTGGGGTTATAATACCAACTGTCATTTCCTATATAATATCAGAAGATTAA
- the BUD21 gene encoding Bud21p (ancestral locus Anc_5.687) has protein sequence MSSTTKHKKFGEDEENVELPPVVEKKAIITSDHDSDSDDDDAPEEEGTSNAKESVESEIKKREEALKLEQQLAKEKRRKQDTKFKEQQHEKKLREKEEEEERQRLQQQHQEENLEELPQDFFSKLENSEAISQVSKTLPTRINFNEIDGNDYLPEVKKELAKKRKNTLKKLRATTLNKGPVSVSLLPSSTSSRVMAPKRENGIMKSKDKWLKRRSINRK, from the coding sequence ATGAGTAGCACAACAAAGCATAAGAAGTTTGGCgaggatgaagaaaatgtaGAACTACCCCCAGTGGTAGAGAAGAAGGCGATAATTACCAGCGACCATGACAGTGACAgtgatgacgatgatgcACCAGAGGAAGAGGGTACTTCCAACGCAAAGGAATCTGTAGAGAGTGAAATAAAGAAGAGGGAAGAAGCCTTAAAGTTGGAACAGCAACTGGCAAAGGaaaaaagaaggaaacaagatacaaaattcaaagaacaacaacatgAGAAGAAACTAagagaaaaggaagaagaagaagaaagacaaAGATTACAGCAGCAacatcaagaagaaaatctCGAGGAATTACCTCAAGActtcttttcaaagttaGAAAATTCCGAAGCCATTTCTCAAGTCTCGAAAACCTTACCCACGCgtattaatttcaatgaaatagACGGCAATGATTATCTTCCTGAAGTGAAGAAGGAGCTTGCtaaaaagaggaagaatactttgaaaaaaCTTAGAGCTACAACTCTCAACAAAGGACCTGTAAGCGTTTCTCTCCTGccatcatcaacatcatcTAGAGTAATGGCCCCAAAAAGAGAAAACGGAATCATGAAATCGAAGGATAAATGGTtgaaaagaagatcaaTTAATAGAAAATAG
- the RTS2 gene encoding Rts2p (ancestral locus Anc_5.685) — MAKAEFGTAKFLSKQMKAKGLQKLKFYCQVCHKQCRDENGFRSHIKAPSHLQKISQITAEDINNYTTEFERNFLRLLKLNHGEKKIEANKFYNEFIQDKEHIHMNSTNFTSLSKFIQYLSRNGKIRIYGLENLDDTDDNVDLGQLMISYIDNSSETILRKQKIDELSNIEKSHQEVSTVLLQNQIAKGSTMVQIDERQEEQDVVGNQPVLQLQPGEKISLTLTGNGITKNKKKKTTLKKKSVFKS; from the coding sequence ATGGCTAAGGCAGAGTTTGGAACTGCAAAGTTTCTCAGTAAACAGATGAAGGCCAAAGGCCTTCAAAAACTGAAGTTCTATTGCCAGGTTTGTCACAAGCAATGTAGAGATGAGAATGGGTTCAGGTCCCATATCAAGGCACCATCTCACTTACAAAAAATTTCACAAATTACTGCTGAGGATATTAATAACTATACTACTGAGTTTGAGAGGAACTTCTTGAGGTTGTTAAAACTTAATCATggagaaaagaaaattgagGCTAATAAGTTTtacaatgaatttattcaGGATAAGGAGCATATTCATATGAACTCCACTAATTTCACCTCTTTGAGTAAATTTATCCAGTACCTAAGTAGAAATGGGAAAATACGGATATATGGACTGGAAAATTTAGATGACACAGATGATAATGTCGATTTAGGCCAATTAATGATTAGTTACATCGATAATTCCAGCGAAACTATACTTaggaaacaaaaaattgatgagTTGTCCAATATAGAAAAGAGCCATCAGGAAGTTAGTACCGTTCTCTTGCAAAATCAAATTGCAAAAGGGTCCACAATGGTGCAAATTGACGAACGACAGGAAGAGCAAGACGTAGTTGGGAACCAACCTGTTTTGCAATTGCAACCTGGCGAGAAGATTTCGTTGACCTTAACTGGGAATGGGATTACcaaaaacaagaagaagaagactACACTTAAAAAGAAGAGTGTGTTTAAGAGTTGA